Proteins encoded in a region of the Acidobacteriota bacterium genome:
- a CDS encoding glycosyltransferase family 2 protein → MSAPLVSVVITSCNTGRYLPETLDSALAQTHRPIEVIVVDDGSTDDTARRVEPYLDRIRFIQRSHGGLAAARNQGIAAARGAFVALLDADDLWVPEKLSVQVEIAQRLPASGMVACDGVEFGSPSSRPYLLSGAAAAALRRTRSGEVTADFHRAFIDHVGLRCPAQTLIPRAVLEHIGPFGDFDAQDYDYYLRLSARYPVTFHAHSLVRWRDREDSMSGRRSRRDLTWTRQRLVVLRSQARLRAQRYPAALERQLIFSRAEAAFHYAALGSKRYAFRALRMLLARQPWPPTALPFLVATMTPHAARRVHWLWSRYGRS, encoded by the coding sequence GTGAGTGCTCCGCTCGTCAGCGTCGTCATCACCAGCTGCAACACCGGCCGCTACCTGCCGGAGACGCTGGATTCGGCGCTCGCCCAGACCCACCGCCCCATCGAAGTCATCGTGGTGGATGACGGCTCCACTGATGACACGGCGCGCCGGGTCGAGCCCTATCTCGATCGGATCCGGTTCATCCAGCGTTCGCACGGCGGCCTGGCGGCCGCGCGCAACCAGGGCATTGCGGCGGCGCGGGGCGCATTCGTCGCCCTGCTGGACGCAGACGATTTGTGGGTGCCGGAAAAACTCTCGGTGCAGGTGGAGATCGCGCAGCGTCTACCGGCGTCCGGCATGGTGGCGTGTGACGGCGTGGAATTCGGCTCGCCCTCGAGCCGGCCGTATCTCCTCTCGGGCGCGGCCGCGGCCGCACTTCGACGAACACGATCGGGCGAAGTCACGGCCGACTTCCATCGCGCGTTCATTGACCACGTCGGCCTGCGTTGCCCGGCGCAGACCCTGATTCCACGCGCGGTCCTCGAACACATCGGGCCGTTCGGCGACTTCGACGCGCAGGACTACGACTATTACCTCCGCCTCAGCGCGCGGTATCCAGTCACCTTCCACGCGCACTCACTCGTGCGGTGGCGCGATCGCGAGGACAGCATGTCGGGGCGCCGGTCAAGGCGCGACCTGACCTGGACACGCCAGCGTCTGGTGGTGCTGCGGTCGCAGGCGCGCCTCCGCGCCCAGCGATATCCAGCGGCGCTCGAGCGGCAACTGATATTCTCGCGGGCCGAGGCCGCGTTCCACTACGCGGCACTGGGCAGCAAGCGGTATGCCTTCCGAGCGCTGCGGATGCTCCTCGCACGGCAACCCTGGCCACCAACCGCGCTGCCGTTTCTGGTCGCGACCATGACGCCTCACGCCGCCCGCCGCGTCCATTGGCTCTGGAGCCGTTACGGCCGAAGCTAG
- a CDS encoding DegT/DnrJ/EryC1/StrS family aminotransferase, translated as MIPLVNLAKQNEAVRSRIEPLLHDIARSGEFVLGPHVAAFEEAFAGYCGGRFGVGVNSGTSALHVALLAAGVGPGDEVITTAFTFTATVAAIGYTGARPVLVDIDPDTFTISPDAIAEAITPKTKAVVPVHLYGHPADMDPILELARRHGLFVIEDAAQAHGATYKGRRVGSLGDAGCFSFYPSKNLGAFGEAGMMVTNHPDWASRARSMRSWGGENAGMTGAPGFNYRMDAFQGAVLGIKLPHLDHWNRSRQDAADRYRAVASGGTLRLPVIRSWATHVFHIFAVRASDREAAMAAFHSCGIETRVHYATPIHLMKSFRALGYTEGTFPEAEQAAREVISIPVHPELDATDIATISNALKLVAHGTPILS; from the coding sequence GTGATCCCCCTCGTCAATCTCGCAAAACAAAACGAAGCCGTCCGATCCCGGATCGAACCGCTGCTCCATGACATCGCCCGGTCCGGCGAGTTTGTCCTGGGACCACATGTCGCCGCGTTCGAAGAGGCCTTCGCCGGCTATTGCGGTGGCCGGTTCGGCGTCGGCGTCAACTCCGGCACCAGCGCCCTTCACGTGGCCCTGCTCGCGGCCGGCGTGGGGCCGGGAGACGAGGTCATCACCACCGCCTTCACGTTCACGGCGACGGTGGCGGCCATCGGCTACACCGGCGCCAGACCCGTCCTGGTGGACATCGATCCGGACACGTTCACCATCAGTCCCGACGCCATTGCCGAGGCCATCACCCCGAAAACCAAGGCCGTTGTGCCGGTGCACCTCTACGGCCATCCCGCCGATATGGACCCGATCCTCGAACTCGCGCGGCGTCACGGCCTCTTTGTAATTGAGGATGCCGCGCAGGCGCACGGCGCGACCTACAAGGGCCGCCGTGTGGGCAGCCTCGGCGACGCAGGCTGTTTCAGCTTTTATCCCAGCAAGAATCTTGGCGCGTTTGGCGAGGCCGGCATGATGGTAACGAACCACCCCGACTGGGCGAGCCGTGCCCGGTCCATGCGCAGTTGGGGCGGCGAGAACGCGGGCATGACAGGCGCGCCAGGATTCAACTACCGGATGGACGCGTTTCAAGGCGCCGTCCTCGGGATCAAACTCCCGCACCTCGATCACTGGAACAGGTCGCGGCAGGACGCGGCCGATCGTTATCGAGCGGTTGCCTCCGGCGGCACACTGCGTTTGCCCGTCATCAGGAGCTGGGCCACGCACGTGTTTCACATCTTTGCCGTCCGCGCATCCGATCGGGAGGCCGCGATGGCGGCGTTTCATTCCTGCGGCATTGAGACGCGCGTCCACTATGCCACGCCGATCCACCTGATGAAGTCGTTTCGTGCGCTGGGCTACACGGAAGGCACGTTTCCTGAAGCGGAACAAGCGGCCCGCGAAGTGATTTCCATTCCTGTGCATCCTGAACTGGATGCCACCGACATCGCCACCATCTCGAACGCCCTGAAACTGGTCGCCCATGGCACACCCATCCTCTCCTGA
- a CDS encoding GNAT family N-acetyltransferase, whose amino-acid sequence MTDEAWHTLARSRGAGLFHSPPWLCAVSDAYGFDIRASVMLNPAGTPIAGIPYCELDDLAGRRIVSVPFSDSCDPLFSSIDEWQTMFAALQTRGLPIHLRCLFEQRVIADGALTVTKRARWHRLALTGSRDAIWQAVAPATRRAIRRAEAAGVEIRPMAGHADRDAFHRMHVALRKTKYRLLAQPLRFFEAIEQRFQAIGGWHSLAAWRDERMIAATVYLRWGDVLYYKFNTSALDGLDVRPNNLLVWEGIKLAKALGCSALDLGPSDDDQPGLIRFKAGFGAEGSELRFLRWTPPGWQPDRLETRKMFGEMTQHFTEAAVPNDITARAGTLLYRFFA is encoded by the coding sequence GTGACGGATGAGGCATGGCACACACTGGCCCGAAGCCGCGGGGCCGGCCTGTTCCACTCGCCGCCGTGGCTCTGCGCCGTTTCGGATGCGTACGGCTTCGACATTCGCGCCAGTGTGATGCTCAACCCGGCCGGTACGCCAATCGCCGGCATCCCGTACTGCGAACTCGACGACCTTGCCGGCCGCCGAATCGTCAGCGTGCCCTTCTCCGACAGTTGCGACCCCTTGTTCTCATCGATCGACGAATGGCAGACGATGTTCGCGGCGCTGCAGACGAGAGGGCTTCCCATACACCTCCGCTGCCTGTTTGAACAGCGAGTGATCGCGGACGGCGCACTCACGGTGACCAAGCGGGCGCGCTGGCACAGACTGGCTCTCACCGGCTCACGTGACGCGATCTGGCAGGCCGTCGCCCCCGCCACGCGCCGCGCGATCCGCCGTGCCGAAGCCGCCGGCGTGGAGATCCGGCCAATGGCCGGCCACGCCGACAGGGACGCGTTCCACCGCATGCACGTCGCCCTGCGAAAAACAAAATATCGCCTGCTCGCGCAGCCCTTGCGCTTCTTTGAGGCCATTGAGCAACGGTTCCAGGCCATCGGCGGCTGGCACTCGCTGGCGGCCTGGCGCGACGAGCGCATGATCGCGGCCACCGTCTATCTGCGCTGGGGCGATGTGCTCTATTACAAGTTCAACACCTCGGCGCTTGATGGCCTCGATGTACGGCCCAACAACCTGCTTGTCTGGGAAGGCATCAAACTCGCGAAGGCACTCGGCTGCTCCGCGCTCGACCTTGGGCCAAGCGACGACGACCAGCCGGGACTGATACGTTTCAAGGCCGGCTTCGGGGCCGAAGGCTCAGAGCTTCGGTTCCTCAGGTGGACGCCGCCGGGCTGGCAACCGGATCGATTGGAGACCAGGAAGATGTTCGGCGAGATGACACAACACTTCACGGAAGCCGCGGTGCCCAACGACATCACGGCACGGGCTGGGACTCTGCTGTACAGGTTCTTTGCATGA
- a CDS encoding SDR family NAD(P)-dependent oxidoreductase, which translates to MAHPSSPDGTSLAGSRVLITGGAGLIGSHVADRLAAGGAGEIVIFDNLSRGRLENLAHARAQGHVSLVQGDIRDRDALGRAMKGIDVVFHLAAIRLTQCAEEPRLALEVMADGTFNVLEAAVRAKVARVAAASSASIYGMAERFPTAEDHHPYNNTTIYGATKVFNEGLLASFRDMYGLSYIALRPFNVYGPRMDIHGAYTEVLVRWMERIAGGKPPIIFGDGSQSMDFIYVEDVARAFVLAATSDAEGEVFNVASGTETTLKGLAQAMLRVMDSHLDIEYGPERKLTAMPRRVADVRKAKSHLGFEAEIGLDEGLRRLLLWWRQEQERAGTTVA; encoded by the coding sequence ATGGCACACCCATCCTCTCCTGACGGAACATCCCTCGCAGGCTCCAGGGTCCTCATCACCGGGGGCGCCGGCTTGATCGGCTCACATGTCGCTGATCGGCTGGCCGCCGGGGGCGCGGGCGAGATTGTGATCTTCGACAACCTGAGCCGGGGCCGGCTCGAAAACCTCGCGCACGCGCGCGCCCAGGGCCACGTCTCACTGGTGCAGGGCGATATTCGGGACCGGGACGCGCTGGGCCGGGCCATGAAAGGGATCGACGTCGTCTTTCATCTGGCAGCGATCCGGCTGACGCAGTGTGCCGAGGAGCCACGGCTGGCGCTCGAGGTCATGGCCGACGGCACGTTCAACGTTTTGGAAGCCGCGGTGCGCGCGAAAGTCGCTCGTGTCGCGGCCGCATCGTCGGCGTCGATCTACGGGATGGCGGAACGGTTTCCTACCGCCGAGGATCACCACCCCTACAACAACACCACCATCTACGGGGCCACCAAAGTTTTTAATGAAGGACTGCTGGCCTCGTTTCGGGACATGTATGGGCTGAGCTACATCGCGCTGCGGCCCTTTAACGTGTACGGCCCACGGATGGACATCCATGGCGCGTACACCGAAGTCCTCGTGCGCTGGATGGAACGAATTGCCGGCGGCAAGCCGCCGATCATTTTTGGTGACGGCAGCCAGTCCATGGACTTCATCTATGTGGAAGATGTGGCCCGCGCGTTTGTGCTTGCCGCCACCAGTGACGCGGAGGGCGAGGTCTTCAACGTCGCCAGCGGAACGGAAACCACTCTGAAGGGTCTGGCTCAAGCCATGTTGCGCGTCATGGACTCGCACCTGGATATCGAATACGGCCCCGAGCGCAAACTGACCGCGATGCCGCGCCGCGTGGCGGACGTTCGCAAGGCGAAGTCTCACCTCGGGTTCGAAGCCGAGATCGGACTCGATGAAGGCTTGCGCCGCTTGCTGCTGTGGTGGCGTCAGGAACAAGAGCGCGCCGGGACGACCGTCGCATGA
- the pbpC gene encoding penicillin-binding protein 1C yields the protein MRLGALPDAFTTPDAGAPSVTLVDRHGEMLYETRSGTGMRAAPLVPGAIPPVVAAATLAAEDRRFASHWGVDPLSIVRAAVANVRALRVVQGGSTITQQVVSLVEARHGRPQARTIGQKIREAVIAFRLEHHWSKDQILARYLELAPYGNQVEGITRASTFYFNRPVSDLTPAQAAYLAALPQQPSRFNPRRNLARALPRQQRILAAMEDAGALSAVDARIARDERITIERPAQTLIAPHFVQRVLALSASSSASSVSSVSSVSSASSASHIVRTSLDAPLQRSILGIVRAHRAMLKVHDANNVAIAVIDNRTGQWLAWEGSGDYFDEDHGGAIDGVVSLRQPGSALKPFTYAAAFEAGWHPGRVLPDIPSQFATAEPGILYRPRNYDGRFRGPLRARLALAGSENVPAVALASAIGVPAVANVLRRSGLSTLDKTAAHYGLGLTLGNAEVRLDELVAAYAMIARGGVAVTPTFSGDQPVGEAVPARVLSSRAAFWIGDILSDRDAREYIFGEGSSLDFPFAVAAKTGTSQAYHDNWTIGFTRDVTVGVWVGNFDRTPLRQSSGVTGAGPIFRDVMLAAVERVRGSLPLFDPAPLSAPPDDLREVTLCALSGMVAGAACPVRTREFLPAADAPHECLWHHASDRGLVTVWPAEYREWARSLGVPTPDAPLTPLPGSAQVSQTSVAMAPRPRAAAGALAIHHPPAGATYLIDPTLRADFQTLPLRARGATGRVEWFVNDAPVGVSLGEAPLAWPLARGSHTIQARDANGRSASTRIIVK from the coding sequence TTGCGCCTGGGGGCGCTGCCCGACGCGTTCACTACGCCTGACGCTGGCGCGCCTTCGGTCACGCTGGTAGACCGTCATGGGGAGATGCTGTACGAAACGCGTTCGGGCACCGGCATGCGAGCGGCGCCGCTCGTGCCGGGGGCAATTCCCCCGGTCGTTGCTGCGGCGACACTGGCGGCAGAAGACCGGCGCTTCGCGTCCCACTGGGGCGTCGACCCGCTCTCCATCGTCCGCGCCGCAGTCGCGAATGTCCGCGCCTTGAGAGTGGTGCAGGGCGGCTCGACGATCACCCAGCAAGTGGTGTCGCTCGTCGAAGCTCGACACGGACGTCCGCAGGCGCGCACCATTGGACAGAAGATCCGCGAAGCGGTGATCGCATTCCGGCTGGAGCATCACTGGTCCAAGGATCAAATCCTCGCGCGATACCTGGAACTCGCACCGTACGGCAATCAGGTGGAAGGCATCACCCGCGCCAGCACGTTCTATTTCAACCGGCCAGTGTCGGACCTCACGCCGGCCCAGGCCGCGTATCTTGCCGCGCTGCCCCAGCAGCCCAGCCGCTTTAACCCGCGCCGCAACCTGGCGCGTGCCCTGCCGCGTCAGCAGCGCATCCTCGCCGCGATGGAGGACGCCGGGGCGCTGTCGGCCGTAGACGCGCGGATTGCGCGCGACGAACGCATCACGATTGAACGGCCCGCCCAGACGCTCATCGCCCCGCACTTCGTCCAGCGCGTCCTCGCGCTGTCCGCCAGCAGTTCCGCCAGTTCCGTCAGTTCCGTCAGTTCCGTCAGTTCCGCCAGTTCCGCCAGTCACATTGTCCGCACCTCGCTGGACGCGCCGCTGCAGCGCAGCATCCTTGGCATTGTGCGGGCGCATCGCGCGATGCTGAAGGTTCACGATGCCAATAACGTGGCCATCGCGGTGATCGACAACCGGACGGGTCAGTGGCTGGCGTGGGAAGGATCGGGCGACTACTTCGATGAGGACCATGGCGGCGCCATTGATGGCGTGGTGTCGCTGCGGCAGCCGGGTTCCGCGCTCAAGCCGTTCACCTACGCGGCCGCCTTCGAGGCGGGGTGGCATCCGGGCCGGGTGTTGCCGGACATTCCGAGCCAGTTCGCGACCGCGGAACCCGGCATCCTCTATCGGCCGCGAAATTATGATGGCCGGTTTCGTGGACCGCTCCGCGCCAGACTCGCGCTGGCCGGTTCTGAAAACGTACCGGCAGTGGCGCTGGCGTCAGCCATCGGCGTGCCGGCGGTCGCCAATGTGTTGCGCCGGTCCGGCCTCTCGACGCTCGACAAGACGGCGGCCCACTACGGCCTCGGCCTGACGCTTGGAAACGCGGAGGTCAGACTCGACGAACTGGTGGCGGCCTACGCGATGATCGCGCGCGGAGGCGTGGCGGTCACACCGACGTTCAGCGGAGATCAGCCGGTCGGCGAGGCCGTGCCCGCGCGCGTGCTCTCGAGCCGCGCGGCGTTCTGGATTGGCGACATCCTCTCGGACCGCGATGCGCGCGAGTACATCTTCGGTGAAGGCAGCAGTCTCGACTTCCCGTTCGCGGTCGCGGCGAAGACTGGAACGTCGCAGGCGTATCACGACAACTGGACCATTGGCTTCACCCGCGATGTCACCGTCGGCGTCTGGGTGGGCAACTTCGACCGCACGCCGCTGCGGCAGTCATCAGGCGTCACCGGCGCCGGCCCAATCTTCCGCGACGTGATGCTCGCCGCCGTCGAGCGCGTTCGCGGCTCGCTGCCGCTCTTTGACCCGGCGCCGCTCTCGGCGCCGCCCGATGACCTGCGCGAGGTCACCCTCTGTGCGCTATCCGGGATGGTCGCCGGCGCCGCCTGCCCCGTCCGCACGCGTGAGTTCCTTCCCGCAGCCGACGCGCCGCACGAGTGCCTCTGGCATCACGCGAGTGACCGTGGCCTGGTGACGGTGTGGCCGGCCGAGTACCGCGAATGGGCCAGATCACTCGGTGTGCCGACGCCAGATGCACCGCTGACGCCACTCCCCGGGTCAGCCCAGGTAAGCCAGACGTCGGTGGCGATGGCGCCGCGACCGCGCGCGGCCGCCGGCGCGCTGGCCATTCACCACCCGCCCGCAGGGGCAACCTACCTCATCGATCCCACTCTTCGCGCCGACTTCCAGACGCTGCCGCTTCGAGCCCGTGGCGCCACAGGACGGGTGGAGTGGTTTGTGAACGACGCACCCGTGGGCGTCTCGCTGGGGGAAGCGCCACTCGCGTGGCCACTCGCGCGCGGCTCCCACACTATCCAGGCGCGTGACGCCAACGGACGCTCAGCGTCCACCCGCATCATCGTCAAGTAA
- a CDS encoding phytanoyl-CoA dioxygenase family protein: MTAAEAEAAIAEHGWVAMDLPDPAPVFAVRDRLLSWLRDTIPALASLEEYHQHVSDTQHVELLHGLSQQYWDHDLGRTIIAGNLDLFRHLVGPDLHVQRYPYVRAVRPGNIRDAAPLHRDTYYGASPFEVSAVVPFTEMHASCALRVISGSHLAPDSDFPYTDTVSPDVVPRSAKHQLGFPYAPRLLDPALMDRAEPVPLRVGQVLLFPLSLVHGGGIGGGTHTRFSSDIRVVNSWAPVSMSRGVHPDYFVPLCQSAITDTARRYQRQRDEAAARESE, encoded by the coding sequence ATGACCGCAGCTGAGGCCGAGGCGGCGATCGCCGAACACGGGTGGGTGGCGATGGACCTGCCGGATCCGGCCCCCGTGTTCGCGGTGCGTGATCGACTGCTGTCGTGGCTCCGGGACACGATTCCCGCGCTCGCCTCGCTCGAGGAATATCACCAGCACGTCTCCGACACCCAGCACGTCGAATTGCTGCACGGCCTGTCACAGCAATACTGGGACCACGACCTCGGGCGAACGATCATCGCAGGCAATCTGGATCTCTTTCGGCATCTCGTGGGCCCCGACCTGCACGTCCAGCGCTACCCGTATGTGCGTGCCGTCCGCCCGGGAAATATCAGGGACGCCGCGCCCTTGCATCGCGACACGTATTACGGCGCCAGCCCGTTTGAAGTGTCGGCGGTGGTGCCCTTCACCGAGATGCACGCAAGCTGCGCGCTCCGCGTGATTTCCGGATCACACCTGGCACCCGACAGCGATTTTCCCTACACCGACACGGTCAGTCCGGATGTGGTCCCACGTTCCGCCAAACACCAACTCGGCTTCCCGTACGCTCCACGCTTGCTCGACCCGGCCCTAATGGACCGCGCCGAACCCGTGCCTCTTCGGGTGGGACAAGTGCTGCTGTTTCCCCTCTCACTCGTCCACGGGGGCGGTATCGGCGGCGGCACACACACGCGCTTCTCATCAGACATCCGCGTCGTCAATTCGTGGGCGCCCGTCTCAATGAGCCGGGGCGTGCATCCGGACTACTTCGTGCCGCTGTGTCAATCGGCCATCACAGACACCGCTCGCCGGTATCAACGGCAGCGCGACGAGGCGGCGGCCAGGGAATCAGAGTGA
- a CDS encoding zinc-binding dehydrogenase, whose amino-acid sequence MPRTVLAAVMPAPLVPVEIREFIEPELPEGGALLRTAMSEVCGTDVHLWHGRLSGVPYPIIPGHVTTGTLDAVRGTLTDPEGRVLREGDRLAFFDVHRTCGRCLACTAHRTPTRCPSRRVYGITDSATEGLFGGWAQKVYLEPGVVVAKLPDGVSFESYIGGGCGLLTAVHIIERSQIVLGDTVVVQGAGAVGMSAAALARKAGAGQVIVIGAPESRLDLSRQMGADVVINIDSTTPEQRLEEVLALTGGRGADVVIEAAGSARAFEEGLRMARNGGAYVIAGHYTNTGDSTINAHEHINRKHLDIRGCWGSQVGHFLRALQVLERYHHEIPWHLIGARTYGLGQINDALAVAESMVIPKALVDPWR is encoded by the coding sequence ATGCCACGTACTGTACTTGCCGCCGTCATGCCGGCACCGCTCGTGCCTGTCGAAATCCGTGAATTCATCGAACCCGAGTTGCCCGAGGGCGGCGCGCTGTTACGCACCGCGATGTCGGAAGTCTGCGGTACGGACGTGCACTTGTGGCATGGCCGGCTGTCCGGAGTGCCGTACCCCATCATTCCCGGTCATGTGACGACCGGAACCCTCGACGCTGTCAGGGGCACATTGACCGATCCCGAGGGGCGCGTGCTACGGGAAGGCGACAGGCTGGCGTTTTTTGACGTGCATCGCACATGCGGCCGCTGCCTGGCGTGCACCGCGCATCGCACACCCACGCGGTGTCCGTCGCGCCGCGTGTATGGCATCACCGATTCGGCGACCGAAGGGCTGTTTGGCGGCTGGGCGCAGAAGGTCTACCTCGAACCGGGCGTCGTCGTCGCCAAGTTGCCTGACGGCGTGTCGTTCGAGTCATACATCGGCGGCGGCTGCGGACTGCTGACGGCCGTGCACATCATCGAACGCTCACAGATCGTCCTGGGCGATACGGTGGTTGTCCAAGGCGCGGGTGCGGTCGGGATGAGTGCGGCGGCCCTTGCACGCAAGGCAGGCGCGGGCCAGGTCATTGTGATTGGCGCACCGGAGAGCCGTCTGGACCTCTCACGCCAGATGGGCGCCGACGTCGTCATCAATATTGACTCGACGACGCCCGAACAGCGGCTTGAAGAAGTGCTGGCGCTGACCGGCGGCCGCGGAGCCGATGTTGTGATTGAAGCGGCCGGATCCGCTCGCGCGTTCGAAGAAGGCCTGCGCATGGCGCGCAACGGCGGCGCCTATGTGATCGCCGGTCACTACACCAACACGGGCGACAGTACGATCAACGCGCACGAACATATCAACCGCAAGCATCTGGACATCCGTGGCTGCTGGGGTAGCCAGGTGGGGCACTTCCTGCGCGCCCTACAGGTGCTCGAGCGCTACCACCACGAAATTCCATGGCACCTGATCGGTGCCCGCACCTACGGGCTCGGGCAAATCAACGACGCCCTCGCGGTTGCCGAGTCCATGGTGATCCCAAAGGCACTTGTGGATCCGTGGCGGTAG
- a CDS encoding amidase produces MTLPATMVDAAAALRAGRLTATTLVERSLEAIARHDGATHAFIRIDAEGAHAAARAADEERARGIDRGPLHGLPISLKDLIDVSGQPTTAGSRVFADRLATADAPVTARLRQAGAVLIGKTNLHEFALGTTSEDSAFGPVLHPADHTRSAGGSSGGSAVAVATGMGLASVGTDTGGSIRIPAAVCGVVGLKPSHGEVPVDGVVPLSVTFDHVGPLARSVQDAAWLWSVLAARPIHTVHHAEFRSLRLGLLGGYFAHPVDPLVATAFARACDRLRSAGAHITNVTVDSASAITEAYVNIVLPEGATWHAPWLDSRSGDYSPTVHGRLISGRQVSAVDYLRARATCERLRQEVDALLSTVDALILPTMPIVAPVSGQTDVTIDGTGMPVRMAMLKHTQLFNMTGHPAITLPLETTGLPAGFQLVGRLGATSRLLDIAAACETVCPFPR; encoded by the coding sequence ATGACGTTGCCCGCCACCATGGTGGATGCCGCCGCTGCGCTTCGCGCCGGCCGGCTCACCGCCACCACACTCGTCGAACGCAGCCTCGAAGCCATCGCCCGGCATGACGGGGCCACGCACGCGTTCATTCGCATCGATGCGGAGGGCGCACATGCAGCCGCGCGAGCGGCTGACGAGGAACGTGCTCGCGGCATCGACCGGGGTCCGCTGCATGGCCTGCCGATTTCGCTCAAAGACCTGATCGACGTCTCGGGCCAGCCGACCACCGCGGGCTCGCGGGTGTTTGCCGATCGTCTGGCCACTGCCGACGCGCCCGTCACCGCGCGATTGCGCCAGGCAGGCGCGGTGCTCATTGGAAAGACGAACCTGCACGAATTCGCGCTTGGCACGACGAGCGAAGATTCGGCGTTCGGCCCGGTGCTCCATCCGGCCGATCACACACGGTCGGCGGGCGGCTCGAGCGGCGGCTCGGCGGTCGCCGTGGCCACCGGCATGGGCCTGGCCTCGGTTGGTACCGACACCGGTGGCTCAATCAGGATTCCGGCGGCGGTCTGTGGTGTGGTCGGACTCAAGCCGTCGCACGGCGAGGTGCCCGTAGACGGCGTGGTCCCCCTCAGCGTGACGTTCGACCATGTGGGTCCGTTGGCTCGGTCGGTGCAGGACGCGGCGTGGTTATGGTCGGTGTTGGCCGCCCGCCCGATCCATACCGTGCATCACGCCGAATTCAGGAGCCTGCGCCTCGGACTTCTCGGCGGATACTTCGCGCATCCGGTGGACCCGCTGGTGGCCACGGCGTTTGCCCGCGCGTGTGACCGCCTCCGCTCGGCTGGCGCTCACATCACGAACGTCACCGTCGACTCCGCGTCCGCCATTACTGAGGCGTACGTGAACATCGTGTTACCCGAAGGTGCTACGTGGCATGCGCCGTGGCTCGACAGCCGGAGCGGTGACTATTCGCCCACAGTGCATGGTCGCCTGATCAGTGGAAGACAGGTTTCCGCAGTGGACTACCTGAGGGCCCGCGCGACATGCGAGAGGCTCCGGCAAGAAGTGGACGCGTTGCTGTCCACCGTCGATGCCCTGATTCTGCCGACGATGCCGATTGTGGCTCCGGTCAGCGGCCAGACCGACGTCACGATTGACGGCACGGGCATGCCCGTGCGCATGGCGATGCTCAAACACACCCAATTGTTCAATATGACCGGACACCCGGCGATCACCCTGCCACTTGAAACCACGGGCTTGCCCGCGGGCTTTCAACTGGTGGGTCGCCTGGGCGCCACTTCGCGGCTGCTCGACATCGCCGCCGCTTGCGAGACCGTATGCCCGTTCCCCCGTTGA
- a CDS encoding NAD-dependent epimerase/dehydratase family protein — translation MTALVTGGTGFLGSHLVRRLVRDGYEVHVLVRNQSNFWRLQDVRSQIQCHTGALEDPESLRTVMAAARPDFIFHLASATVVAGSAAASEELVRVNLGGIVNLLDACAGVNYSAFVTAGDSFEYAPSTAPLVETSFPQPINLHGITKLGSTLYAQSIAATQHRPVVALRLFSTYGPFDHPRRLVPRVIAGALSGQPLSLSRPGIVRDWVFVDDMVDLFVQAAQNAGRLAGRVFNAGSGIAVDLGEIVDTVLRLTGSSAQPQWGVFQAPEHDDHPWVADTTQTFEQLAWRPTTSLEEGLQATIEWTRGRPAT, via the coding sequence ATGACAGCACTCGTTACAGGCGGCACGGGATTTCTGGGATCACACCTGGTGCGACGCCTGGTGCGCGATGGTTATGAGGTCCACGTGCTCGTCAGGAATCAGTCCAACTTCTGGCGGCTCCAGGACGTTCGCTCGCAGATCCAGTGTCACACGGGCGCGCTCGAAGATCCGGAGTCACTGCGCACCGTGATGGCGGCCGCACGGCCTGACTTCATTTTTCATCTTGCGTCGGCCACGGTGGTGGCCGGAAGCGCGGCGGCGTCAGAGGAACTGGTGCGCGTCAACCTTGGAGGGATCGTCAACCTCCTCGACGCATGCGCCGGCGTCAACTATTCGGCGTTTGTCACCGCCGGGGATTCATTTGAGTACGCCCCAAGCACGGCGCCACTGGTCGAAACCTCGTTCCCCCAACCGATCAATCTCCACGGCATCACCAAACTCGGCTCGACGCTGTACGCGCAGTCGATCGCAGCCACGCAGCACCGGCCGGTGGTGGCTCTGCGGCTCTTCTCCACGTACGGCCCATTCGACCACCCACGGCGCCTTGTGCCGCGGGTCATCGCGGGCGCGCTCTCGGGTCAGCCGCTGTCGCTCTCGCGGCCAGGTATCGTGCGCGACTGGGTCTTCGTGGACGACATGGTGGATCTGTTTGTCCAGGCTGCGCAGAATGCGGGTCGTCTCGCGGGCCGCGTGTTCAACGCCGGCTCCGGCATTGCGGTGGACCTTGGCGAGATTGTGGACACGGTGCTTCGCCTCACGGGGTCCAGCGCCCAACCGCAGTGGGGTGTCTTTCAGGCACCCGAACACGACGACCACCCGTGGGTGGCAGACACCACGCAGACATTTGAACAACTTGCGTGGCGTCCGACAACATCTCTTGAAGAGGGTCTGCAGGCCACGATCGAATGGACCAGGGGACGTCCGGCGACGTGA